A DNA window from Panthera tigris isolate Pti1 chromosome X, P.tigris_Pti1_mat1.1, whole genome shotgun sequence contains the following coding sequences:
- the TCEAL5 gene encoding transcription elongation factor A protein-like 5 has protein sequence MEKVYKENERKPENEGNLKNEGKPEDEVDTEDEGKSDEEEKLKVKGKPGHEGKLQNEGQPDDEGQPEDEKKQEKQGKSENEGKPHSEGKPESLTKAESESRAAEKRPAEDYVPRKAKRKTDRGTDDSPKDYQEDLQERHLGSEEMRECGDVSRAQEELRKKQKMGGFHWMQRDVQDPFAPRGQRGVRGMRGGGRGQKDLEDVPYV, from the coding sequence ATGGAAAAGGTCTACAAAGAAAATGAACGAAAGccagaaaatgaaggaaacctCAAAAATGAGGGAAAGCCAGAAGATGAAGTAGATACAGAAGATGAAGGAAAATCAGATGAGGAAGAAAAGCTGAAAGTGAAGGGAAAGCCAGGGCATGAGGGAAAGCTCCAGAATGAGGGACAGCCAGATGATGAGGGACAACCAGAAgatgagaaaaagcaagaaaagcaggGCAAGTCTGAAAATGAGGGAAAACCACACAGTGAGGGCAAGCCAGAATCCCTGACAAAGGCTGAGAGTGAGTCGCGGGCTGCCGAAAAGCGCCCAGCTGAAGATTATGTGCCtaggaaagcaaaaagaaaaacggACAGGGGGACAGACGATTCCCCCAAGGACTATCAGGAGGACTTACAGGAAAGGCACTTGGGCAGTGAGGAAATGAGAGAATGTGGAGATGTGTCAAGGGCTCAGGAAGAgctaaggaaaaaacagaaaatgggtgGTTTTCATTGGATGCAAAGAGATGTACAGGATCCCTTTGCCCCAAGGGGGCAACGGGGTGTCAGAGGAATGAGGGGTGGAGGTAGGGGCCAGAAGGACTTAGAAGATGTCCCATATGTTTAA
- the BEX2 gene encoding protein BEX2: protein MASKDEQAVKNLHMENANQENEKKNEEEQVANKGEPLVHPLEAGEYCVPRVNRRRFRVRQPILQYRWDMIQRLGEPQARMREENMERIREEVRQLMEKLREKQFSYSLRAVSTDPPHHDHHDEFCLMP from the coding sequence ATGGCGTCCAAAGACGAGCAAGCAGTAAAAAATCTCCACATGGAAAATGCCAACCAGGAAAacgaaaaaaagaatgaagaggagcAAGTTGCAAATAAAGGAGAGCCCTTGGTCCACCCTTTGGAAGCTGGTGAATATTGTGTGCCTAGAGTAAATCGTAGGCGGTTCCGTGTTAGGCAGCCCATCCTGCAGTATAGATGGGACATGATTCAGAGGCTTGGAGAGCCACAGGcaagaatgagagaagagaataTGGAAAGGATTAGGGAGGAGGTGAGACAGCTGATGGAAAAGCTGAGGGAAAAACAATTCAGTTACAGTCTGCGGGCAGTTAGTACTGACCCCCCTCACCATGACCATCATGATGAGTTTTGTCTTATGCCTTGA